One genomic region from Leptolyngbyaceae cyanobacterium JSC-12 encodes:
- a CDS encoding ABC-type nitrate/sulfonate/bicarbonate transport system, ATPase component (IMG reference gene:2510098274~PFAM: ABC transporter; ABC nitrate/sulfonate/bicarbonate family transporter, ATPase subunit) codes for MTTAIASEVLIAVENVHKSFPLPDGKGEFTVLRDVNLTVHSGEVVALLGRSGSGKSTLLRIMAGLIPPTQGKVFSNGKPLRGANNKVAMVFQSFALLPWLTVQENVELGLEARGIHPDERRQRALKAIDLVGLDGFESAYPKELSGGMKQRVGFARAFVLQPQVLFMDEPFSALDVLTSENLRGEIDDLWNAKTFPAKSILIVTHNIEEAVYLADRVIVLGTNPGRIRGEVVIDLPRSHDRTHPRFKALVDYIYTVMTNPDLEVTREVTMPSPQIAQPKVVPVSPYAQPLPHARTGGISGLLELIVEHSTGQVDIYQVAERLRLSVDDLLPILEAAQLLGFADVTQGDVKLTDMGRDFATTTILRSKDLFRQQVLEHVPIVVSMWQTLQEKQNGMMRADFFLDLLDEHFPHEEAERQFATAVDWGRYAELFEYDASEERLYLPEPIPPADTEVSSL; via the coding sequence ATGACAACTGCCATTGCAAGTGAAGTGCTAATTGCCGTTGAAAATGTTCATAAAAGCTTTCCCCTACCAGATGGGAAAGGCGAATTTACAGTGCTGCGGGATGTTAATTTGACAGTCCACTCAGGCGAGGTGGTTGCCCTCTTGGGACGTAGTGGCAGTGGGAAAAGTACACTACTGCGAATCATGGCAGGCTTAATTCCCCCCACGCAGGGCAAGGTGTTTAGCAATGGCAAACCATTACGAGGGGCAAACAACAAGGTAGCAATGGTATTTCAGAGTTTTGCTTTGTTGCCCTGGTTAACGGTTCAGGAAAATGTGGAACTGGGACTGGAGGCACGGGGAATACATCCTGATGAACGGCGACAACGTGCCCTGAAGGCGATCGACCTAGTTGGGTTAGACGGATTTGAAAGTGCCTATCCTAAAGAGCTATCGGGTGGTATGAAGCAACGGGTAGGGTTTGCGCGAGCTTTCGTGCTGCAACCGCAAGTGCTATTCATGGATGAACCCTTTAGTGCGCTAGATGTGTTGACTTCTGAAAACTTGCGAGGGGAGATTGATGATCTATGGAATGCAAAAACCTTTCCTGCTAAAAGCATTTTGATCGTTACCCACAACATTGAAGAAGCTGTATATCTGGCAGATCGTGTGATTGTCTTGGGAACCAATCCTGGAAGGATTCGCGGAGAAGTGGTAATTGATTTGCCGCGATCTCACGACCGCACCCATCCTCGCTTCAAGGCATTGGTAGACTACATCTACACCGTTATGACCAATCCTGATCTGGAAGTAACCAGGGAAGTGACGATGCCATCCCCTCAAATCGCTCAACCCAAGGTTGTTCCGGTTTCACCTTACGCTCAACCACTACCTCATGCCCGGACAGGGGGGATCAGTGGTCTTCTAGAGCTAATCGTGGAACATTCCACAGGGCAGGTTGACATCTACCAGGTTGCTGAGCGGTTACGTTTATCCGTAGATGACCTGCTGCCAATTTTGGAAGCGGCTCAACTCCTTGGCTTTGCAGATGTAACCCAGGGAGACGTAAAGCTAACTGACATGGGTCGTGATTTTGCGACGACAACGATTCTTCGAAGTAAAGATCTGTTCCGGCAGCAGGTGCTTGAGCATGTGCCAATAGTAGTTAGCATGTGGCAGACTTTGCAAGAAAAGCAAAATGGAATGATGCGGGCAGACTTTTTTCTAGATTTGCTGGATGAACACTTTCCCCACGAAGAAGCAGAACGCCAATTCGCTACTGCCGTAGACTGGGGACGTTATGCTGAGTTATTTGAATATGATGCCAGTGAAGAACGCTTGTATTTGCCTGAACCAATTCCCCCCGCGGATACTGAAGTCTCATCGCTATAA
- a CDS encoding Mo-dependent nitrogenase-like protein (IMG reference gene:2510098273~PFAM: Mo-dependent nitrogenase C-terminus), which yields MLSIVLASIKHSSPSNFSVFASKSITSPLHTVRLWLNQLEISHSAIAWLLCRIIPAQCPFERKVQFLGRTIIQIPPLCKLNPFYEEVVGLRFRALCYLVEHCSEEKV from the coding sequence ATGTTGAGCATTGTGTTAGCTAGTATCAAACATTCTTCACCCAGCAACTTTTCCGTCTTTGCCAGCAAATCAATCACAAGTCCTTTGCATACAGTGCGTCTATGGCTAAATCAATTAGAGATTTCTCACAGCGCGATCGCCTGGTTGCTTTGTCGTATTATTCCAGCACAATGCCCTTTTGAGCGTAAGGTTCAGTTCTTGGGGCGAACGATTATTCAAATTCCACCATTGTGCAAACTAAACCCATTCTACGAAGAGGTGGTTGGGTTGAGATTCCGGGCGCTCTGCTATCTGGTTGAGCACTGTAGCGAAGAAAAGGTTTGA